The region TGTCGATGGCGAAGTCGACGTCACGACCCAGCAGCAGACCATTCCCCAAACAAAAGCGGTGGCGCGGCTCGAAGGTTGGCTCGAAGCGTCGCCCGAGTATCCGCATCATCACGCCGCCGAGCGATTGCTGTTGATCGCCGCCGATCGCGCCGCGAAGCTCAACGCCGCCGCGAGTGGTTTGGTGTGGCCGACACGCATCGAAGTCCGACAGCCAATGTTCAAGCGGAAGGCGTTTGTCATCTGCCAGTGGGAACGGCTGGGTTGTTTGTGGGACGTGCTTGCGACCAGTGGCGTATGGGATCCGCTGGAAGGAACCAGCTACGCGACATGGAAGCCTTCGGTCGAAGCGTTGTGGGGCAATCGGGGCACGGCGAACCTGGCCAGCCGATTGGCCGACGGAGTGATTGTCGATCTGGTCGAGCATCCGCACAGCGCGCTGGAAATTGGTTCCAGTGGTGGTTCGATCAGTTCGCCGGTCGAAACGTGGGAGCTGCCGGCGTTAATCCCCACGGTGACCGAGACGACCAGCTGGCGAGACTATGCGGCGAAACTGGAAGTGGTTCGCGAAGAACAGACCACGATGCATTACCCGGCCCAAGCGGTGACCGATGGCGAAGTGACCAGCGGCGTTGGCACTTCTTACACGGTGGCGCATCCCGCTTTACGAGAACGACATGGCGAACCAAAGCATGTCGTCAAGTTCAGCGGACACGCGGAGCGGATCGGATTCGTCCCCAGCGTGCCGAGCTTGGTAAGCGTCGGCAATCAACCGCTGCTGGAACGCGAGCGGAAAGAGTCGCGGCAACAACTCAGTACCCTTTGCGGCCAGCCACTCTACCGCACCGAGTGGACAATCACCTACGACGCGGCCGGGTACATCGAACAACACGACCCGCCTCCGATTCCCGCGGAGTTGACCGAGATTGAATAGGCCTGGGCGACCTTCTCCGGTCCCCTCGCCCCCGTGGGTTACGCTGCCTGCTTTTTAACGACCAAGGCAGGCGAAATTTTTATCAACGCACTCAAACTTCGATCGCCATTTCCAACGCAAGGAATTTGAAATGAAAATGCTTGATAAGCTTCGCGAGATGCTGCTGGGCAAGACCCCTTTGACGGCGGAGAACACGCCGCCTCATTCTAGCAGCGTGGCGGCTCGCGTTGATGAGATTCCACCGTTCTCGCTGCCTACGGCCGACTTGATGCGGTTTGATCCTCAGGTGCGGATTGGTCTCGGGGCACGCAACGGGATGCTGTTGCAAGGCAAAGTCAACTTCACCGCCGAGCGACCCGAGGTACAAGTTTGGCTGCAGCGTCAATGGCAACGCTTGTGGTCGCAGCATGGACATCAGCTGATCAAAGCGAAGCTGTACGGCTATCTTCCGTTGGAAGTGATGTACGAGGAAACGGATGCCAAGGGGACGATCGAAGTGGCGAGCCTCCGCGATCAACATCCTCGGAGCGTCAATCTGCTGACGGCGGACGGACGTGTTGTTGGTTTCGAGACGAAAACGGCCGCCAAAGACAAACCGGTGAAAGTGCTTGCCCCGAAGGCTTTAGTGTGCACGTTTGATGCGGAGTTTGGCAATCCGTATGGCTGTTCGCTTTTGGAACGGGCCTACCCGGCCTGGTTCGAGAAATGGACCGACGGTGGAGCGAAGAAGGCGCTGCGACTGCGCATGATGAAAGATGCCTACATCGGCGACATCTTGTGGTATCCGGCCGGGCGAACGATTCATTACGCCGACGGTCGCGAGGTGAGTTGGCGCCAAGTGGCCAAAGAGATTCTCGATCATCGCATGACCGGCAGCGCGATGACACTGCCGATGATGTTCGACGATCAAGGGCGAAAGCTGGTCGACTACACGCCGCCGCAAGAAGTGAAAGGAGGCACGCAGATCTTCGCATGGAAGCAAGATGTCGATCACGAAATTTGGAAAGCCCTGGAGATGCCGCCGGAAGTGATTGAAGCGTCGACGAGCGGCAGCGGTTATTCCGGACGATGGATTCCGTTGACGATCGCGCTGGGTGCGGTGCAAGCGGAGTTCAATGAACTGCTGGCCTGTGTTGATCGAGACATCCTTCGCCCAATCGCTCAGTGGAACTTCGGCAACGTGAAATACGACGTACAGCCGGCGTCGTTCGTGGAACTGTTTTCCGAGATGAACTGACCTCGGTTTGGCTTCGCCTCCCCAAGGTTGCAAGCAACCTGGGCTACCCGGTTGGGGACGGCGGAACCGGGAACCTTTTCTAGCTCAACGTATTTCATCCGCATTGGTCCGTAAGCCGTTATCGACAGGAATTAGCTTCATGGTTACGAACTTTACGACGCAGATCACCTTGGATGGTCGCCCTGCTTTACTGCCGACTGGTGGGGTGACGAGTCGGGTCGTTTGCCCGCGCGGGAAGCGGCCAGGGATGGCGACGGTCCTGCTCAGTCGCGCGGATGTCGATGCGATTTTGAGTGAAGGGGAAACGTTTCATTCCCTCAGCTTGAGCACAACCGGAGACGTTACCAACTCGGTCACGCTGCCGGGGCTGATCTGGCTTTCAGCGAAGCGGCTACATCCGGGGAAGCCGAACGACGCGGAAGCGGCTTACGTTGTGCGTTTGACCGATCGGCGGCATTTGCTTTCTCGCTTCAGCGATACCGGGAAGCTGCGATTCAACCTCCGCAGTTTCGCCCAGGAAGAGGACTTTCTGCCGGAAACGGCCGGACATAGTTGGTCTTCCGCGATCGGAACGGTTTGGCAAAGTATGGGTTCGCTGCTGGGTAGTTTTCCAGGACTGCCTGCCGGCGTCGCGCCAGCGTCGGCCCCGGAGAACTTGCACTTTCTGGGAACGAGTGCCTGGGATGCGCTGCATACGCTGTTGCAGCAGATCGGTTGCGATACGGTCTACGATCCGATCAACGATGCCGTTCAAATTGTGAACCTGTCCGCGGCGCAAACAGGCCTGCCGACCGCTACCAACGTACTGTTCGACGACGAACCGCAGTCGCCGGAGATGGTACCCGAAACGATCCGCGTTTACTTTCATACGCATTACAAAAGCCATGGGCAGCAGCGTGATACGCAGCTGAACGCCAACTTTGTGGAAGGGGCTCATTCCGCTTATCGCGAAGTGCCCACGAATGTTGCGGACGCGGTGCCGGGTACGGTGTTGAGCTTGTGGGACGACTTGCCTCAGGTGCTCGACGAAGACAACCTTCTGGTGAACGATGCCGCGCTGACCTCCAAGGCCGCGGCGAGAGCGGCTCGATGGTTGGCGGAACATTCCAGCGGCACGACGCGCCGGCGAATCTATCCTGGCATTTTATCGGTTATGCCAGGTAGCGAAGTCGCCTCGGTCACGTGGAGTGCCTCGGGACCTGGCCGCGAAGGAACGACGACCGAGCTTGTGTTCCAGCGCCGCGTGATGGATGACATGGGGGACGGGAACGATGCTTCGAAGGATGAGAACTTTCGGTCGCCCGACGTGGCTCGACGATCGACGCCAGGATTTCCGAGTTTGATCAACGGCGTCCAGGTATGGGTCGAGGGTGTCCCGCCAGGCGAATCGATTTCGCCAAACGACGACGGGCTGATCCCAGGCCGCGTCGTTCGCTGGGTGGCGGGGCAATTAGTAACGCTGGAAGCATGCTGGCTGCGGCCCTTCTCGTTGCCGACGACCTCGGACGACCCGGAACAGATTCTTTCGCTACGAAACGCCGACCGGTTCATCGCGCGGCTGTCTGGGATTGAAACTTCGACCGGCGAAACGAAGCCGCTTTACCTGGTGCAGTCGGATCAGCCACGACCGGCAGGGGAAGTCTTGTGGGGTGCCTGTCTGGCCGACAAAACCGTGTGGGACCCCAGCGACTGCACGAAGGTCAACGTCGAGCCTGTCGACGGGTGTCATGCTGTGGCGACGCTGGAAGGAGGCGTCGTAGAAGTGGTGCTGCCAAGGATTGCCGATGTTTTACCGAATTTGCACGCCGGCGATGTGATCGCGTTTAGCGAAGCGAAAGATACCGAAGGTCAGCCGGCCGGCTACGTTTGCGTGAGCGACTATACCAAAAGCCCCGGCAGCGAGTCGTTCGCGGCACTATGGGGTAAAGTCGTAGAAGGAATCGGCGATTGGAACGGCGCCGGCTGCACTTCAGTGGAGGTGATTCGTGTGGCCGACTGTGCCGGTACCGCGCTGCCTGGCGGACCGATCAGCTACGAAGTACTTCTGCCCAAGGTGCCTGGCCGGGTTCCTTACCTGGTGCCGGGAGACGTGATTGCATTCATCCCTGCCCCGGCAGAGGAGCTGGGGGCACCGGAGCATGTCATCGTCAGCGACTATACGATCAGTTTCGGCGAGAGTGGACCACGCTGGGGCGTCTGCGTTAGTGATTCGCAAGAAGGCGGCGCGGCAACGGACGAGGTCGTGGTGCAGCCGACGCTCGATCGATCGGGTGCGGTGGCCGATCCGAACTCGCTTCCGGTGACGGTCTATCTGCCGCGGCGGGAACTGTTCGGCCATTCGCTGAAGGCCGGTCAGGTCGTCGCGTTTGAAGAAGCGGCCGACGGAAGCTATGTGATCCAAGCCGACTATTCAGCTGGGCCACGGGTCGAAGACGCATGCCTGACGACGGAACCGAGTGGCGGCGGTATCAATGGCCCGGAACGTGTGCAGTTCGATCAGCGTGTCGGGTTTCGCGTCGGCCCAGGCTTAGCTGGTGCGCAAAGTGTCGCTGTATCGATCATTGGCGGCGCGAACGATCGACTTTGGCAAGCGGAAACGACCGCGAAATCACCTCAATGGACCGATACGGTAAAGCTGGCTCGGCTGCTTGCCTTAGGTGCGACAGAACAGCCAGGGGCAATCGCTTTCGATGGAAACGCTGGCCTGGCAGGACCTGATAGCCCGGCCGGCAAGTATCTACTGCTTCTACCAGATGAACTTCCGGATGCGGCCGGCCGGGTCATGTATATCACCGATTGGAATTCAAGCGGCGGGACCTGCGACGAGCTGGGCGGGACGGTCGGTGTTGGGAAACTCCGCTTTTCCAAGTCAGGGATCAGCGGAAGCGAATCGGTTTCCGTCGGCGATACGCTGGAATTCGAGGCTGGCATTTGCGTGAAGTGGGAAACGGCCGGCGGGACCGACAAGCTGAACCCTCCAGAAGCGGAAGGCGAGGTAGAAGCCGACCTGGGAATGGCCTCGCGTGGGTACTTGTGCTCGGAATAGATCAGCGAATGATCGCTGAAAGTCGTCTGCAAAGGTTATGCGAGAGTGAATTTTTAACTGTTTCGAACAAACAGGGCCAAACCGAACGTTTTCCCATTGACGCCACTTCTCGGGGGTCGATACATTCACAATTGAATCTAAGCACGGCCGTCAGCCTGCCTGCAAAGTTCGACCTGTTAGATGTGTTTTTTGAGAGACGTAATGGCGGATGGGGCCTTCTCGCCCTGGTTCGTCCGTTTGTTCGGATGCTGTATTAGCATCGCTCGAGCCACCTACTAGTTGACGATTTTGGCAACGGAAAGACGCGGTGGGCCCAGACGCCACTGCATAGATGATGTGAATGGCGCACCAAGCCTCAGGGTGACGGTGTGACGCCCGATCGAGCGAATCGATCATTTCCGATTTTCTGTCTCTCTTGCTAGTAGGTTAAGATCTGTGAAGAAGAAATTGTACGTAGGGAATCTCCCTTACAGCTACACCGGTACCGATTTGGAAAACCTCTTCGGTGAGTATGGCCCAGTCGCTTACGTGAGCGTTATCTCCGATCGCGAAACCGGCCGTTCGCGCGGTTTTGGTTTCGTTGAAATGGACAACGACCAAGACGCTTCGGCTGCCATCGACGCCCTGAACGGTTTCGACGTCGACGGTCGTAAGCTGGTCGTCAACGAAGCTCGCGAACGTGAACAACGTCCCGGCGGCCCACGTGGTGGCGGCGGCGGTGGTCACCGTGGCGGTGGCGGCGGCGGTGGATACCGCGGCGGTCGCTAAACCATAGCGGCTTCGATTGGGGGCCACCCCAAACGAGCAACCAAAACAACGAAGCGGCCCGAGAGAGTTTTCTCTCGGGCCGCTTTTTTTGTCTACGGTCTCTTACCGCTTTCTAGTATGACTCAACGAACATAATCACCACATCTGGGTAACGCTGGTTCAGCTCTTGCTGTTGCTCGTAGGATACCGACGAATCGAAGATAGTAACTTGCTCTATGCCGGGAAACGTTGCGACGATCTCAACATCCTTTGCTTCAATGGCCTCACCACGAAGGCCGATTCTCTTTAAAGCTAGATCTCGCAGCTTTGACAAGTGTTCGACCCGAAATAAAGGATCGTCCGTACCAGCAATTATGGCCGGGTCAATGAGCCGCAATCTTGGTAATAAAACCGTTTTCAAACGGGGGCAGTTCCTAATTTGCTCAAGCGCTTCAAGTGGAAGGCCATCACGTATATCGAGCGTTTGAAGATAAGGAAACGTTGGCAATAAACCATACATGGCTCGCCAGTTATCATTCAGCCTTACGGTGGCTTGCGTGTTATGTCGGAAGATCTCTAGATAGGTATCGCCACCTAGCAAGCATCGCAGCCAAACCGGACCACAGTAACGTTGCAACGGGCGAGGTTCACTTGGGAGGTAGGAGCCAATCACGGAATGATTAGGCGGTAAGAAGAATTCTTGGTACATCAACTGATCTTCGCGTTGCGAAACGCGCCAATGGTACGTCACATAGCCGAGAACAACACCAACGATTGTCAGCCCAACCAAAAGATCGGCCAGGTTGAACTTCCATAGTTTTCCGCGACGATAGATTCGCCACTCGACAAGTCCGCCGGCACCACCGATCAGTGTCGCCGCCACGCATAGATCGAACATCAGCGCCCAGGGGTAGAAGAGCCATCGCTCGGCACCAAGCGGCCAGCTATTGTAGTGACACCACGAGATATAATTGAGTGTCTCTGGCCAGTTTGAAGCCGGCGGCGTCAGTTTTTCCACTTGAACGCGCGCAAGATAAACATGGGGCCAGCCATGCTCGTATGTCCGAACATGTTGTCTCTTATTGGGAGGCAAAAGGAAAGCCTGCCTCATGATGCCGAGCCGCTGATCGGTTTCGCTTTCTAGCGCGAAACAAGTATTGATCCAATTTGCCGAATCTTCTCGGGGACTGTCAAAAAACCATTCCCCCGGGACGATGATCAGCACCAACGGTACCGCCATCAGCAGCATCGCGCACCAGGTTGCCTTGTGCAGACGTTTGAAGAGAGACACAGGGCCGAGCCGGTTGGACATGGTGCTTACGCCTCGACCGTTAATAGCCACGTGGCGAAGTTCTCGAACTTTTTGAGTGTGTGGCCGTTTTGGTGGTGGGTGTTGTTGCCTTTAGAGAGCCATGCGAAGCCGGGGCCGATCAGGGCGTTGGGGCTCCGCATGTGCAGTGCGATGCAAAGGGCACGGAAGTTCATCTCGCGGTTGGTGTGCATCTTCAGTCCGGTCGATTTATAGCGAAAAAGGTTGCGATCGATTCGCATCCGCAAGACCGGATTGGAACAGACGATTTCCAGAAAGACGCTGACGTCGAAGTGGGCTTTGCGTTCGGTCTTCTTACGGTGTGACTCGCCGTCGCTTTCTGTCACGGCGATGATCTCGACTTTCTCTTGAACGTCTTGCACGATGTCCAACAGGCGAATGTTTTCCCAAGGGACATACCCTTCCCACTCGGTGCTGCGAAAGACAAGTTGCGTCTGCTCGAACGCCATCGAGCGAATCGTCG is a window of Bremerella sp. TYQ1 DNA encoding:
- a CDS encoding RNA-binding protein produces the protein MKKKLYVGNLPYSYTGTDLENLFGEYGPVAYVSVISDRETGRSRGFGFVEMDNDQDASAAIDALNGFDVDGRKLVVNEAREREQRPGGPRGGGGGGHRGGGGGGGYRGGR